One Miscanthus floridulus cultivar M001 chromosome 11, ASM1932011v1, whole genome shotgun sequence DNA window includes the following coding sequences:
- the LOC136491245 gene encoding trihelix transcription factor ENAP1-like produces the protein MASPSPPSPARASGRRVPPPCWTTDETLALARAYTARRLAVGREHLTSADWAAVAAAAPSKTARQCRHKVEKLRRRLRSNRRRPCPLLDAIDLLDGPSPPFFSKSQSRSTSLSSSPPPPAVSPPSPPSPPASPPRKRRRDDAGDEDGVSDVVGALRAIGEGFLRAEERRMVAAREMQRMRMEMALRHLDAQRRLMDALVGRIVDALD, from the coding sequence atggcctctccttcccctcctTCCCCCGCCCGCGCCTCCGGCCGGCGCGTGCCGCCCCCGTGCTGGACGACCGACGAGACCCTCGCGCTCGCGCGGGCCTACACCGCGCGCCGCCTCGCCGTCGGCCGGGAGCACCTGACCTCCGCCGACTGGGCCGCCGTCGCTGCGGCCGCCCCGTCCAAGACGGCCAGGCAGTGCCGCCACAAGGTCGAGAAGCTCCGCCGACGCCTCCGATCCAACCGCCGCCGCCCGTGCCCGCTCCTCGACGCCATCGACCTCCTCGACGGCCCTTCCCCGCCCTTCTTCTCCAAGTCCCAGTCCCGATCCACATCCCTgtcctcgtcgccgccgccgccggcggtttCTCCGCCGTCTCCCCCGTCCCCTCCCGCATCCCCGCCCAGGAAGAGGCGGCGGGACGATGCCGGGGACGAGGACGGTGTGAGCGACGTGGTGGGGGCTCTGAGGGCCATCGGGGAGGGTTTCCTGCGGGCGGAAGAGAGGAGGATGGTGGCCGCCCGGGAGATGCAGAGGATGCGGATGGAGATGGCGCTTCGGCACCTTGATGCACAGAGGAGGCTCATGGACGCGCTTGTCGGCCGCATCGTCGATGCCTTGGACTGA